From Deltaproteobacteria bacterium, the proteins below share one genomic window:
- a CDS encoding prepilin-type N-terminal cleavage/methylation domain-containing protein gives MKRLSQQGFTFLELIISLTIVALIVLAVNAALTIGLQAADKGQGRGSENQRARAALSLINRQLKSAYPLALQTEKGIAVYFAGRRDELNFVATTARPEVGGLEKVTYFIRQQRGQRSLWLRTSAPTLPADILNDREGGLWQETEILPDIDGITWEYLRQLPTQNRQEWVDRWDGKEERQLPLAVRLSWRARLGELPFEWHVEVPLTVRFPQTEMLAPAQAGGRSGRRGRRGAPGGDGR, from the coding sequence ATGAAGCGCCTCTCTCAGCAGGGTTTTACCTTTCTGGAGCTGATCATCAGCCTCACGATTGTGGCGCTGATTGTATTAGCTGTGAACGCTGCGCTTACCATCGGTCTCCAAGCTGCGGACAAAGGTCAAGGGCGCGGTTCCGAGAATCAGCGAGCACGAGCGGCCCTATCCTTGATCAATCGACAATTGAAGTCTGCCTATCCTTTGGCGTTGCAAACGGAAAAAGGGATTGCTGTGTACTTTGCCGGTAGACGTGACGAATTGAATTTTGTCGCTACGACAGCGCGGCCGGAAGTTGGTGGGCTTGAAAAAGTCACATATTTCATCCGACAGCAACGCGGACAGCGTAGCCTCTGGCTACGAACTTCTGCACCGACACTTCCGGCGGATATACTCAATGACCGTGAGGGTGGGTTGTGGCAGGAAACTGAAATCTTGCCAGACATCGACGGAATCACCTGGGAATATCTCCGGCAGCTACCAACCCAGAACCGCCAAGAGTGGGTTGATCGGTGGGACGGAAAAGAAGAACGCCAGTTGCCGTTGGCTGTGCGACTCTCCTGGCGGGCGCGACTCGGAGAGCTTCCCTTTGAGTGGCATGTCGAAGTACCGTTGACTGTACGATTCCCGCAAACAGAAATGCTCGCACCCGCGCAGGCGGGAGGACGTAGTGGGCGCCGTGGCCGTCGCGGGGCCCCCGGTGGTGATGGCCGAT